A region of Macaca thibetana thibetana isolate TM-01 chromosome 20, ASM2454274v1, whole genome shotgun sequence DNA encodes the following proteins:
- the LDHD gene encoding probable D-lactate dehydrogenase, mitochondrial, giving the protein MARLLRAATWGLFPWRGYCSQKAKGELCRDFVEALKAVVGGSHVSTATVVREQHGRDESVHRCEPPDAVVWPQNVEQVSRLAALCYRQGVPIIPFGTGTGLEGGVCAVQGGVCINLTHMDRILELNLEDFSVVVEPGVTRKALNLHLRDSGLWFPVDPGADASLCGMAATGASGTNAVRYGTMRDNVLNLEVVLPDGRLLHTAGQGRHFRKSAAGYNLTGLFVGSEGTLGLITATTLRLHPVPEAIVAATCAFPSVQAAVDSTVHILQAAVPVARIEFLDEVMMDACNRYSKLNCSVAPTLFLEFHGSQQALEEQLQRTEEIVQQNGASDFSWAKAAEERSQLWTARHNAWYAALAMRPGCKGYSTDVCVPISRLPEILVQTKEDLNASGLTGSIVGHVGDGNFHCILLVNPDDAEELGRVKAFAEQLGRRALALHGTCTGEHGIGLGKRQLLREEVGAVGVETMRQLKAVLDPQGLMNPGKVL; this is encoded by the exons ATGGCCCGACTGCTCCGGGCTGCAACCTGGGGGCTGTTCCCCTGGAGGGGCTACTGCTCCCAGAAGGCAAAG GGCGAGCTCTGCAGGGACTTCGTAGAGGCTCTGAAGGCCGTGGTGGGCGGCTCCCACGTGTCCACTGCCACGGTGGTCCGAGAGCAGCACGGGCGCGATGAGTCGGTGCACAG GTGCGAACCTCCCGATGCTGTGGTGTGGCCCCAGAACGTGGAGCAGGTCAGCCGGCTGGCAGCCCTGTGCTACCGCCAAGGTGTGCCCATTATCCCATTCGGCACCGGCACCGGGCTTGAGGGTGGCGTCTGCGCTGTGCAG GGCGGCGTCTGCATTAACCTGACGCATATGGACCGAATCCTGGAGCTGAACCTGGAGGACTTCTCCGTGGTGGTGGAGCCGGGCGTCACCCGCAAAGCTCTCAACCTCCACCTGCGGGATAGCGGCCTCTGGTTTCCCGTGG ACCCAGGTGCGGACGCCTCTCTCTGTGGCATGGCGGCCACCGGGGCGTCGGGCACCAACGCGGTCCGCTACGGCACCATGCGGGACAACGTGCTCAACCTGGAGGTGGTGCTGCCCGACGGGCGGCTGCTGCACACGGCGGGCCAAGGCCGGCATTTCCG GAAGAGTGCAGCCGGCTACAACCTCACTGGGCTGTTCGTGGGCTCTGAGGGGACGCTGGGCCTCATCACAGCCACCACCCTGCGCCTGCACCCTGTCCCTGAGGCCATAGTGGCCGCCACGTGTGCGTTCCCCAGTGTCCAGGCTGCTGTGGACAGCACTGTACACAtcctccaggctgcagtgcccgTAGCCCGCATTG AGTTCCTGGATGAAGTCATGATGGATGCCTGCAACAGGTACAGCAAGCTGAACTGCTCAGTGGCACCCACACTCTTCCTGGAGTTCCATGGCTCCCAGCAGGCACTGGAGGAGCAGCTGCAACGCACAG AGGAGATAGTCCAGCAGAACGGAGCCTCTGACTTCTCCTGGGCCAAGGCGGCCGAGGAGCGCAGCCAGCTTTGGACAGCACGGCACAATGCCTGGTACGCAGCCCTGGCCATGCGGCCAGGCTGCAAG GGCTACTCCACGGACGTGTGTGTGCCCATCTCCCGGCTGCCGGAGATCCTGGTGCAGACCAAGGAGGATCTGAACGCCTCGGGACTCACAG GAAGCATTGTCGGGCATGTGGGTGACGGCAACTTCCACTGCATCCTGCTGGTCAACCCCGATGACGCTGAGGAACTGGGTAGGGTCAAGGCTTTTGCAGAACAGCTGGGCAG GCGGGCACTGGCCCTCCACGGAACGTGCACGGGGGAGCATGGCATCGGACTGGG